The following nucleotide sequence is from Borrelia puertoricensis.
TGTATAAATATTATTTCACTTTTTATGGAAGCCAAGATCCGCAATATTATTGTCCCCTGATATTAATAGTATTGTTCCTCCTTTTTCTTCAAAAGTATGTCTTAATTTGGTCACATTTTGAATTAATTTGATGGTATTTTTGTTTAAGTTTTTATTGTAAAATCCTTTAGACCAATAATCAATTACTAGCTTGCTATCTCCAAATATGTTCTTTGTGTTTTCTTGTAATGCTATTTTGAGTGCAATATAGAGTCCTAAAAGTTCGCCATAATTGTTGCTAATTCCATCAAAATCTTTAACGTAGTAATTATTATAATCATTAATTAGACTTTGATCTATTACTTTGTTTAGTATGGATACTCTTTTTTCATTAACAACTCTAATTTCTACTCCTTTGCCTCTTCCAGTTCCAGAGTCAAAGTATATTCCTGCTGGGTAGATATCGCTCTTTCCATCTCTTGAGAGCCAATTTTTTGCTTCTTCTTTTGTTTTGAAGCTCTTTATTTTATTTTTTTGTCCTATAATTTTGTTTTTGCATTCTTCCCAAGATGTAAAGATCATTTTTTCATTTTTGTCGTTTAATATGCATGCGTAGTATTTTTTCATGTTGAATTAACTCCCTAAGCACCAAGAATTAATTATATTGCAAGATCTGCCAAACCTTTTTTCTTTTGAACTTTTTATTTCTATTAAATCTTTTATTTCTCTATTGTATCCAATAAATTTTTCTCTAAGAGTTGGTTTGATAACTCTTTTTGGTAACATACTAGGAAATATTCCTGATATTGTGTATGACATATAAAAATCGTAAGCAGCTGCGTTTATCTCCCCAGGAGTTACTATACCAGATACTTCATAATTTCTTGAGACATCAAGACCAGCTATTCTGTATGTTCTGTCAACTACTAATGAGCAATAAGTTTTATGGTGGATCTCTTCAAGATTAATTGAGTCAGTCCACATATTAGAAGATAACAGGGGCACCATATATCCAAAATTATTGTCAACATATCTGTTTTTAGCAAAATTTATTGCTTTTTGGATAGTTCTTTTATCTGTTATGGGTGAGAATATTTTTAGTATCCTTGATTGTATATAAGTTGTGAGTTTTTCATAGCCTGAACCTTGAACAGATGCTGTGTCAAATTTGATTTGATTGCTTGTGATTACTGATTTTATATCGAAGCTGTCTTCTCCTTTAAATACAATTTTTTTTGTATTGTCATACTTATCAGCGTCAAATATTCCTGTGTGTTGCCAAAAGTAGAAAAAATCAGTCCAATCTATTTTTGGTTTTATTAGCAGTATGTCTCCATTTGATAAAATGGATCTTAGTTTTTGCGGTGTTATTTCTATTCCTGTTTCTGGATCTATGATATTAGGGATTAAGTTATAATTATTTGTTGAGTTTAATTTTTGTTGTGAGTTTGTTGAATAATATGAATTGTTGTATTCATCAGCAATTGTTTGTTTTTGCAGTATTTCTGTTATTTTGTTATTTTCAATTTGTAAATGAAGCATGAATCTCTTGAAGTATTGTTTGTCATTAATTTTTAATAGTTGATTTGCTATTATGTGAGGAGATATGTATTCTATTCCATTTATTATATCTTTATTGACAGCATAATTGGTTATGCTGTCTTGAGGGAAAAAAGAGTTAGTGTTTTCAATGGGTATATATCCCATATTTTTTTCGTGAAATATTTGTTCTAATGATGCTAAAATTTCCTTGTCTAAATACATTTGTGCTTCTGTTAGCTCTGTAAACTTTTTATTAAGTGAGTTTAGTTTAATTTC
It contains:
- a CDS encoding ribonuclease H family protein, which produces MKKYYACILNDKNEKMIFTSWEECKNKIIGQKNKIKSFKTKEEAKNWLSRDGKSDIYPAGIYFDSGTGRGKGVEIRVVNEKRVSILNKVIDQSLINDYNNYYVKDFDGISNNYGELLGLYIALKIALQENTKNIFGDSKLVIDYWSKGFYNKNLNKNTIKLIQNVTKLRHTFEEKGGTILLISGDNNIADLGFHKK